In Halanaeroarchaeum sp. HSR-CO, one DNA window encodes the following:
- a CDS encoding multicopper oxidase family protein yields MTDRSPLPRRRVLQGLVGAGTVALAGCANLRGAVGGEPTVPDPRAPPEGPADVSTRLRAGVPDTDSTAGVSGSTWLYDDTYPGPELRVSEGDVFEVDVHNDLPDETTIHWHGIPLTNPMDGVPNVTQAPIDSGEAFTYKFRAEPAGTYFYHSHVGLQLDRGLFGPLVIEEPSPHVEYDREFTVVFDDYLGRTPAPLSEFASDGTSDGGGTGGMGSGGMGGGPGGMMGGSSFANRPPYRALTVNGASSESPPTFEVDEGDRVRFRFVNASSATAIDVQLAGHPLSISHADGRPVEPFTVDAFGFGSGERYDAVVEANDPGTWELRGTPIDGDEPPARAVFTYGADSTQSPTVPSSTGTRLSYSNLRARSPLDGVQGSPDRTFDVTLSAGDSGQWLINGQAYPDADPMYISEGDHVRINMSNRSPVLHPMHLHGHFFQVGDAVKDTVVVPGHMGQVTIDFVADNPGDWFFHCHNLYHLDAGMARVIRYVE; encoded by the coding sequence GTGACCGACCGCTCACCACTCCCTCGCCGGCGAGTCCTGCAAGGTCTCGTCGGAGCGGGAACGGTCGCACTCGCCGGTTGCGCGAACCTCCGGGGTGCTGTCGGCGGCGAGCCGACCGTCCCCGACCCGCGGGCGCCGCCCGAGGGGCCGGCCGACGTCTCCACTCGGTTGCGTGCGGGGGTCCCAGACACCGACTCCACCGCCGGCGTCTCCGGATCGACCTGGCTGTACGACGATACCTATCCCGGGCCGGAACTCCGGGTGTCCGAAGGCGACGTATTCGAAGTCGACGTCCACAACGACCTGCCGGACGAGACGACTATCCACTGGCACGGCATCCCCCTGACCAACCCGATGGACGGCGTGCCGAACGTTACCCAGGCGCCCATCGACTCGGGCGAGGCGTTCACGTACAAATTCCGCGCCGAACCGGCCGGTACGTACTTCTATCACAGCCACGTCGGGCTCCAACTCGACAGGGGACTGTTCGGCCCGTTGGTCATCGAGGAACCGTCACCGCACGTCGAGTACGACCGGGAATTCACTGTCGTCTTCGACGACTACCTCGGACGCACACCAGCGCCGCTCTCCGAGTTCGCCAGCGATGGCACCTCGGACGGTGGCGGCACCGGCGGCATGGGCAGTGGTGGAATGGGCGGCGGCCCCGGGGGTATGATGGGCGGCTCGTCGTTTGCAAACCGACCGCCGTATCGGGCACTCACTGTCAACGGCGCGTCGTCCGAGTCGCCACCGACCTTCGAGGTGGACGAAGGCGACCGCGTGCGGTTCCGATTCGTCAACGCCTCGAGTGCGACGGCCATCGACGTCCAACTCGCCGGCCATCCCCTATCGATCAGCCACGCCGACGGCCGACCGGTGGAACCGTTCACCGTCGACGCTTTTGGCTTCGGGTCGGGAGAACGATACGACGCAGTCGTCGAGGCGAACGACCCGGGAACGTGGGAACTGCGGGGGACACCGATCGACGGCGACGAACCACCCGCGAGGGCGGTGTTCACCTATGGGGCCGATTCCACACAGTCGCCGACGGTACCGTCGTCGACGGGAACGCGGCTGTCCTACAGCAACCTCAGGGCCCGCTCGCCGCTCGACGGCGTGCAAGGGTCGCCCGATCGGACCTTCGACGTGACGCTATCCGCGGGTGATTCGGGTCAGTGGCTCATCAATGGGCAGGCGTACCCCGACGCCGACCCCATGTACATCTCCGAGGGCGACCACGTTCGTATCAACATGTCCAATCGGAGCCCGGTGCTCCATCCGATGCACCTCCATGGCCACTTCTTCCAGGTTGGCGATGCGGTCAAGGACACCGTCGTCGTGCCAGGGCACATGGGCCAGGTCACCATCGACTTCGTCGCCGACAATCCCGGCGACTGGTTCTTCCACTGCCACAACCTGTATCATCTGGACGCGGGAATGGCTCGGGTCATCCGCTACGTGGAGTGA
- the folP gene encoding dihydropteroate synthase: MDTVAVGDLLIGDDHPPRIMGVLNVSEESPYDPSVFDDPEAAAEYVETSLVAEGADIVDVGLESANKRFETLSADAERDRLEVAIETIDRVDADVVFSIETRYASVADEALSRGFDMVNDICGFADPAMRTIATDHDAAVVKMASPPDLERPGAVDDVDWSAERSPQWAAEASYVDKLYASLQRGGLTEKTLVDPAFGGWSESKTLEDDQETFRRLREFRALDRPILVSINRKNFLKTIADRDTDEALPASLGATAMAVERGAHVIRTHDVAETRDAALVAHEFAPRRIRTEHVEERDVTNAAELARHIRQHGDSPAENTWHTVRAVTVRGLSTTERRRVHDAAAETDLQSFGSTELLLVGPDLAFEALIEGIEAPDGDLGRVREDLRCVISNEKTYTGCR; encoded by the coding sequence ATGGATACGGTCGCAGTCGGCGACCTGCTGATCGGCGACGACCACCCCCCGCGGATCATGGGCGTACTCAACGTGAGTGAAGAATCGCCTTACGACCCCAGCGTCTTCGACGATCCCGAGGCGGCCGCCGAGTACGTAGAGACGTCGCTCGTCGCGGAGGGGGCCGATATCGTGGACGTCGGCCTCGAATCCGCGAACAAACGTTTCGAGACGCTCTCGGCCGACGCGGAACGCGACCGTCTCGAGGTCGCCATCGAGACCATCGACCGCGTCGATGCAGACGTCGTCTTCTCCATCGAAACACGGTACGCGTCGGTAGCAGACGAGGCGTTATCCCGTGGGTTCGATATGGTGAACGACATCTGTGGCTTCGCCGACCCGGCCATGAGGACCATCGCAACGGACCACGACGCAGCCGTCGTGAAAATGGCCAGTCCACCCGACCTCGAACGGCCGGGCGCCGTCGACGACGTCGACTGGTCCGCCGAACGCTCTCCGCAATGGGCAGCGGAGGCCAGTTACGTCGACAAACTATACGCATCCCTGCAACGTGGTGGCCTGACCGAGAAGACGCTCGTCGACCCGGCCTTCGGCGGCTGGTCCGAGTCGAAGACCCTCGAGGACGACCAGGAGACGTTCCGACGACTCCGCGAGTTCAGAGCGCTCGATAGACCGATCCTCGTCTCCATCAACCGGAAGAACTTTCTCAAAACCATCGCCGACCGTGACACCGACGAGGCCCTCCCCGCGAGTCTCGGGGCGACAGCCATGGCCGTCGAGCGAGGCGCACACGTCATCAGAACCCACGACGTCGCCGAGACCCGTGATGCCGCCCTGGTGGCGCACGAATTCGCTCCAAGGCGGATTCGTACGGAACACGTCGAAGAACGGGACGTCACCAACGCCGCCGAACTCGCTCGTCACATTCGGCAACACGGTGACTCCCCGGCGGAGAACACTTGGCACACGGTACGGGCGGTCACCGTCCGCGGATTGTCGACAACGGAGCGTCGTCGAGTACACGACGCCGCCGCCGAGACCGACCTCCAGTCGTTCGGGTCCACCGAACTCCTGCTGGTCGGACCCGACCTCGCATTCGAGGCACTCATCGAGGGCATCGAAGCGCCTGACGGCGATCTGGGGCGGGTGCGGGAGGACCTCCGTTGCGTGATTTCCAACGAGAAAACTTATACCGGATGCCGGTAA
- a CDS encoding 6-hydroxymethylpterin diphosphokinase MptE-like protein, protein MDDTDWIPLYEQVRRDFGYDRSADERARDVLAEYAHPFDFDRFDLEDQTVAIAGGASVLEDEIPVAATADRVFAASTAADVLLGAGVDVDLLVTDLDKNAETAVAMTKAGRPVAVHAHGDNIELLRRFVPAMDLDDVLATTQVESVEGVYDFGGFTDGDRAAFVADHLGASELRFPGWDFDDPSVDDEKRAKLEWAKRLLAYLERRRGDRFDVLDGYRDAVDVPRR, encoded by the coding sequence ATGGACGATACCGACTGGATCCCACTGTACGAGCAGGTCCGACGCGACTTCGGCTACGACCGATCCGCCGACGAACGAGCCCGTGACGTCCTGGCCGAATACGCCCACCCGTTCGACTTCGACCGATTCGACCTCGAGGACCAGACGGTGGCCATCGCCGGAGGGGCGTCCGTCCTCGAAGACGAAATTCCGGTGGCCGCGACCGCAGACCGGGTCTTCGCCGCATCGACTGCGGCCGACGTCCTGCTGGGGGCAGGGGTGGACGTCGATCTGCTGGTGACGGACCTGGACAAGAACGCGGAGACGGCCGTCGCGATGACGAAAGCAGGGCGCCCGGTCGCCGTCCACGCGCACGGGGATAATATCGAGCTCCTTCGACGGTTCGTTCCGGCGATGGACCTCGACGACGTCCTGGCAACCACCCAGGTCGAGTCCGTCGAAGGCGTCTACGACTTCGGTGGCTTCACCGACGGTGATCGGGCAGCATTCGTCGCCGATCACCTCGGGGCCTCGGAGTTGCGCTTTCCGGGCTGGGACTTCGACGACCCGTCGGTCGACGACGAGAAACGGGCCAAACTGGAGTGGGCGAAACGGCTGCTCGCCTATCTCGAACGGCGGCGGGGCGACCGGTTCGACGTGCTGGACGGCTACCGGGATGCCGTCGACGTCCCCCGTCGCTGA